Proteins from a single region of Aerococcus viridans:
- a CDS encoding citrate synthase, whose amino-acid sequence MSIDFDNRAFGRQFVDVVKANTTISPDYYSTYDLKHGLRNDDGTGVLVGVSGIASVSGYKMLDNKIMPTEGELRYRGIRLTDLVENYFKEDKFGYEETIYLLLSGSLPTKGEMAAFDELLEENRKLPDSFIENFIINSPSENVMNNMQRVLLALYSFDDKAEDRDFENQISQVISIIAKMPLILAYSYIGKKYYYDDASLILHHLEPNMSTAETILHLIRPDTTFTDEEAKLLDLCLIIHAEHGGGNNSTFATHVVSSTGTDTYSTISTALSSLKGSKHGGANSMVEAMVQDLKATTADWTDKDQVEKYLRDILNKQAFDQSGLIYGMGHAVYTKSDPRAVLLKDKAKEMAIEKGYCDDFNLLSNIEAITKELINEKRPGSEICANVDLYTGLVYRMLGLSPDLYTPIFAVARTAGWCAHRLEQIQDPKIIRPAYVNISENKAYLAMEDRQSKHSQLAIK is encoded by the coding sequence TTGTCTATCGATTTTGATAACAGAGCGTTTGGACGTCAATTTGTTGATGTAGTAAAAGCTAACACGACCATCTCTCCTGATTATTATTCTACCTATGACTTGAAACACGGTCTACGGAATGACGATGGTACAGGGGTATTAGTTGGGGTGTCAGGGATTGCTTCAGTTTCAGGTTATAAAATGCTAGATAATAAAATAATGCCGACAGAAGGGGAGCTCCGTTATCGGGGAATTCGATTGACAGACTTAGTAGAGAATTATTTTAAAGAAGATAAGTTCGGCTATGAAGAAACCATCTACCTCTTGCTCTCTGGCAGTTTACCAACTAAAGGAGAAATGGCTGCTTTTGATGAGTTACTGGAGGAGAATCGAAAACTCCCCGATAGCTTCATTGAAAATTTCATTATTAATTCACCATCTGAAAACGTAATGAATAATATGCAGCGGGTATTGTTGGCACTTTATTCCTTTGATGATAAGGCGGAAGATCGTGATTTTGAAAATCAAATCTCTCAAGTCATTTCCATCATTGCGAAGATGCCACTCATACTTGCCTATTCCTACATAGGTAAAAAGTATTACTACGATGATGCGTCACTTATCTTGCATCACCTGGAGCCGAATATGTCGACAGCTGAAACAATTCTTCATCTCATTCGTCCAGACACGACATTTACAGATGAGGAAGCCAAGTTATTAGACCTATGTTTGATTATCCATGCCGAACATGGTGGCGGGAACAATTCAACCTTCGCTACTCACGTAGTGTCTTCAACTGGAACGGATACTTATTCAACCATTTCAACAGCCTTAAGTTCGCTTAAAGGGTCAAAACACGGTGGCGCCAATTCCATGGTAGAAGCCATGGTGCAAGATTTAAAAGCCACAACGGCTGATTGGACGGATAAGGACCAAGTTGAAAAATACTTACGTGACATCTTAAATAAGCAAGCCTTTGACCAGTCAGGTCTCATCTACGGTATGGGGCATGCAGTATATACAAAGTCAGACCCACGAGCTGTTTTGCTGAAAGATAAGGCGAAAGAAATGGCCATTGAAAAAGGCTATTGCGATGACTTCAACCTCCTAAGTAACATCGAAGCCATCACCAAAGAACTCATCAATGAAAAGCGCCCTGGCAGTGAAATTTGTGCCAACGTCGATTTATACACGGGCCTTGTTTATAGAATGCTTGGACTGAGTCCAGACCTCTATACCCCAATTTTTGCCGTCGCACGAACTGCCGGTTGGTGCGCCCATCGCTTGGAACAAATTCAAGACCCGAAAATTATCCGCCCAGCTTATGTCAACATTTCCGAAAACAAGGCCTACCTTGCCATGGAAGATAGGCAAAGCAAACACAGTCAACTAGCTATCAAGTAA
- a CDS encoding phosphosulfolactate synthase, with translation MGNNTDLNNKEAFAKIKHNNRQAKPRTRGITEIRGPYYTVMGERYLRDVLETMGEHVDILKFAGGSFTLMPEEELIKILDLAHEYGVKVSTGGFMEYVLTQGIEAVDYYISECKRVGFDIIEISTGFITMPTDDIVRLVERVQDAGLLAKPEIGVQFGSGGTNTIEQNEAAGLLDPAQAIEVGKRCLEAGAYMLMIESEGITESVASWRTEIATRFASELGTEKVMFEAADPDVFSWYIKNYGPDVNLFVDHSQIVQLEGIRRGIWGNNELFGRVITLNDGKN, from the coding sequence ATGGGAAACAACACTGATTTAAACAACAAAGAAGCATTTGCTAAAATTAAACATAACAACCGTCAAGCAAAACCACGTACACGCGGGATTACAGAAATCCGTGGACCATACTATACGGTTATGGGTGAACGCTACTTACGCGATGTGTTAGAAACAATGGGTGAACATGTAGATATCTTGAAATTTGCTGGTGGTTCTTTCACCTTAATGCCTGAAGAAGAATTGATTAAAATTTTAGACTTGGCGCATGAATATGGTGTCAAAGTATCTACAGGTGGATTCATGGAATATGTTTTAACACAAGGAATCGAAGCGGTAGACTACTACATTAGCGAATGTAAACGTGTTGGTTTTGACATCATTGAAATCTCTACAGGATTTATTACCATGCCAACTGATGATATTGTCCGTTTAGTAGAACGCGTGCAAGATGCAGGTCTATTAGCCAAACCAGAAATCGGTGTGCAATTTGGTTCAGGTGGTACCAACACAATCGAACAAAATGAAGCAGCCGGTCTACTTGATCCAGCTCAAGCGATCGAAGTAGGTAAACGTTGTTTAGAAGCTGGGGCTTACATGTTGATGATCGAGTCTGAAGGAATCACTGAAAGTGTGGCTAGCTGGAGAACAGAAATTGCTACCCGTTTCGCTTCAGAATTAGGTACTGAAAAAGTCATGTTTGAAGCAGCTGATCCGGATGTATTCTCTTGGTACATTAAAAACTACGGTCCAGACGTGAACTTGTTCGTTGACCATAGTCAAATCGTACAATTAGAAGGTATTCGTCGCGGTATCTGGGGTAACAACGAATTATTCGGCCGTGTAATTACCTTAAACGACGGTAAAAACTAA
- a CDS encoding MmgE/PrpD family protein: MSNDKQTLVQQLASWVESRSYDDLSDEAIKVLKLRLLDSIGVGIGALEGQPVKDIRKMTEDLGGAPLVTLLGGGKSSPDYATFYNGAAIRYLDYNDSYLAKNETCHPSDNIAPVLAATEYAGGSGKDFLLGLGIAYQVQTRLSDVAPVRDHGFDHTVQGSYGAAAGAAAALKLDADKTANAIAIAGTGYNSLRVTRTGALSHWKGLAYPNTAMGAMHATLLASYGITGPKEVFEGNKGFMDSIAGKFDIDWSKEDLNRVTKTITKRYNAEIHSQSSIEGLLELKDAENIAADDIKEIRLYTFDVAFNIIGGGEEGGKKNIQFKEEADHSLPYMLAVAYLDGQVMPDQYEPARITSSDVQDLLQKVHVEPVQAYSDRFPAEMACRIELETKDGQVFEIEKNDYHGFNTHPADWDVLMEKYKGLTSKIDADLADKIAATIKDIENVDICVLTDLLGQVKVK, encoded by the coding sequence ATGTCAAATGATAAACAAACATTGGTTCAACAACTTGCAAGCTGGGTAGAAAGCCGTAGCTATGATGACTTATCAGATGAAGCCATTAAAGTATTAAAATTACGTCTCTTAGATAGTATCGGAGTCGGGATCGGCGCCTTAGAAGGCCAACCCGTGAAAGATATCCGCAAGATGACAGAAGATTTAGGTGGCGCCCCACTAGTAACCTTACTTGGTGGCGGTAAATCCAGTCCTGACTACGCAACCTTTTATAACGGGGCGGCTATCCGTTATTTAGACTACAACGATTCATACCTAGCGAAAAACGAAACCTGCCACCCATCTGACAATATTGCCCCAGTATTAGCCGCCACTGAATACGCTGGTGGTAGTGGGAAAGACTTCTTACTTGGCTTAGGCATCGCCTACCAAGTCCAAACCCGCTTATCTGACGTTGCCCCTGTACGAGACCATGGTTTTGACCATACCGTACAAGGGAGTTACGGTGCCGCTGCAGGTGCGGCCGCTGCCTTGAAATTAGACGCTGATAAGACCGCAAATGCGATTGCCATTGCAGGTACAGGCTACAATTCATTGCGGGTGACTAGAACCGGTGCCCTATCTCACTGGAAAGGGTTGGCTTATCCAAACACGGCCATGGGTGCTATGCATGCGACTTTACTCGCTAGCTACGGCATTACTGGACCTAAAGAAGTATTTGAAGGAAACAAAGGATTCATGGATTCGATTGCTGGTAAATTTGATATCGACTGGTCGAAAGAAGATTTAAACCGGGTAACCAAAACCATCACCAAACGCTACAATGCTGAAATTCATTCCCAATCTTCTATTGAAGGTTTGTTGGAATTGAAAGACGCAGAAAATATTGCCGCTGATGACATTAAGGAAATTCGCTTGTACACCTTTGATGTGGCCTTCAATATTATCGGTGGTGGCGAGGAAGGTGGCAAAAAGAACATCCAATTCAAAGAGGAAGCAGACCATTCACTACCTTACATGCTCGCTGTCGCCTACTTAGACGGACAAGTTATGCCTGACCAATACGAACCAGCCCGCATTACTAGTTCAGACGTTCAAGACCTCTTACAAAAAGTCCATGTTGAACCAGTTCAAGCATACAGCGACCGTTTCCCAGCAGAAATGGCTTGCCGTATTGAACTAGAAACCAAAGACGGCCAAGTATTTGAAATTGAGAAAAATGACTACCACGGCTTCAACACCCACCCTGCCGATTGGGACGTCTTAATGGAAAAATACAAGGGTCTTACAAGTAAAATCGATGCTGACCTAGCAGATAAGATTGCTGCTACCATCAAAGATATCGAAAACGTTGATATCTGCGTCTTAACTGACTTACTAGGACAAGTGAAAGTCAAATAA
- the mscL gene encoding large conductance mechanosensitive channel protein MscL, whose amino-acid sequence MLKEFRDFIAKGNVLDMAIGVVMATAFTTIVNSLVNDIIMPFVGLFLGSTDFTSITVQLGSAVLTIGNFIQAVITFLIIALVLFFVMKAVASLKSQFEKDGVEEDDEVALVDSQELLLTEIRDLLKEQNNN is encoded by the coding sequence ATGTTAAAAGAATTCCGCGATTTTATCGCTAAAGGTAACGTTTTAGATATGGCAATCGGGGTTGTAATGGCGACTGCTTTTACTACTATCGTGAACTCATTAGTAAATGATATTATTATGCCATTTGTTGGATTATTTTTGGGGTCAACAGATTTTACATCTATCACAGTTCAGTTAGGTTCAGCTGTATTAACTATAGGTAACTTCATCCAAGCAGTGATCACATTCTTAATTATCGCATTGGTATTATTCTTCGTCATGAAAGCTGTAGCATCATTGAAGAGCCAATTCGAAAAAGATGGTGTTGAAGAAGACGACGAGGTAGCACTTGTTGATAGCCAAGAATTACTATTAACAGAAATCCGTGACTTATTAAAAGAACAAAATAATAATTAA
- a CDS encoding YdcF family protein codes for MFFAILNDPTFNNHPFFQHVFYWLDRYVRLLAPLFTMIFGIGMISYALKVYRIEKSKLQLTVGLLLAAVLIGGTVFQYVASFFYSTLFHQEVVRVFQFAMAYFVLAFVNYLVVTLRLTLLEDESQQDFVVILGEQLSKDGKPSSVLESRLDMAVDYIERQQFQFQSVPRIIVSGTSTGAESQVSEARIMADYLVDHGVPPEMILLEDQARNTHENFIYAKGIMQANVKQLKTTKAVFVTSSYHLYRSQLYANMEGLYQMSGVGAQATMMERILNWVREFVAIIFMHRKLHLAVSCLMIGLGVINFVHF; via the coding sequence TTGTTTTTCGCGATTTTAAATGATCCGACTTTTAACAACCATCCCTTCTTCCAACATGTCTTTTATTGGTTGGACAGGTATGTCCGGTTATTAGCGCCTTTATTTACCATGATTTTTGGGATCGGGATGATTTCCTATGCTTTGAAAGTCTATCGGATTGAAAAGTCAAAATTGCAGTTGACGGTAGGTTTACTACTGGCTGCTGTATTGATTGGCGGGACTGTCTTCCAATATGTTGCCAGCTTCTTCTACTCGACCCTTTTTCACCAGGAAGTGGTAAGGGTCTTCCAGTTTGCGATGGCCTATTTCGTGCTCGCTTTCGTCAATTATTTGGTGGTAACCTTGCGATTGACCTTGTTGGAGGATGAGAGCCAACAGGATTTTGTGGTCATTTTAGGGGAACAGTTGTCTAAGGACGGGAAGCCTTCGAGTGTTTTGGAGAGTCGGTTGGATATGGCAGTGGATTATATCGAGCGGCAACAGTTCCAATTTCAATCGGTACCACGGATTATCGTGAGCGGGACGTCGACTGGGGCGGAGTCGCAGGTGAGTGAGGCGCGGATTATGGCCGATTATTTGGTGGACCATGGGGTGCCACCTGAGATGATTTTGCTTGAGGACCAGGCGCGAAATACCCATGAGAATTTTATTTATGCAAAAGGGATTATGCAGGCGAATGTGAAGCAGTTGAAAACGACGAAAGCGGTCTTTGTGACGTCATCTTACCATTTATATCGCAGTCAGTTGTACGCGAATATGGAGGGCTTGTACCAGATGTCTGGTGTGGGTGCTCAGGCGACGATGATGGAGCGGATTTTAAATTGGGTGCGGGAGTTTGTGGCCATTATTTTCATGCACCGAAAGCTACATCTGGCGGTTTCTTGCTTGATGATTGGTTTGGGGGTCATTAATTTCGTACATTTTTAA
- the rsmI gene encoding 16S rRNA (cytidine(1402)-2'-O)-methyltransferase, with product MVQVQHSFTKQENEGFGTLYLVPTPIGNLEDMTFRAVNTLKSVEIILAEDTRNTQKLLNHFEVTTGQMSYHQHNSQARIPQILAMLKDGQNLAQVSDAGMPAISDPGFELAQAAIAEGIRVVPLPGANAALTGLVASGLDTNQFAFIGFLPRKKSEKKAFLDDLVNFPYTMMFYESPYRLVQTLEDCRDAFGPDRSAVVVRELTKKFEEFNRGSLDDLAVHFDQNGPIKGEICFYIAGNDAPVTEATMLQDALEEMSLKDQVDWWMGQKDLSTKDAIKQVAKQTGVNKRDVYAAYHEI from the coding sequence ATGGTTCAGGTACAACATTCATTTACAAAGCAGGAGAATGAAGGGTTTGGGACCTTGTATTTGGTGCCAACGCCGATTGGGAATTTGGAGGATATGACCTTTCGTGCGGTCAATACGTTGAAGTCTGTGGAGATAATTCTAGCGGAGGATACGCGAAATACGCAGAAATTGTTGAATCATTTCGAAGTGACGACAGGCCAGATGTCTTACCACCAACACAATAGTCAGGCGCGGATTCCACAAATTTTAGCTATGCTGAAGGACGGGCAGAATTTGGCGCAGGTGTCGGATGCTGGTATGCCAGCAATTTCTGATCCGGGATTTGAGTTGGCGCAAGCAGCCATTGCAGAAGGTATTCGGGTTGTGCCGCTTCCGGGGGCTAATGCGGCCTTAACGGGGCTGGTGGCGTCAGGTTTGGATACGAATCAGTTTGCCTTTATTGGATTTTTGCCGCGTAAGAAGTCTGAGAAAAAGGCTTTCTTGGATGACCTGGTGAATTTTCCCTACACGATGATGTTTTATGAATCGCCTTACCGCTTGGTGCAAACTCTTGAGGATTGCCGAGATGCCTTCGGTCCTGACCGGTCTGCGGTAGTGGTACGGGAGTTAACTAAGAAGTTTGAAGAGTTTAACCGAGGCAGCCTGGATGATTTGGCTGTGCATTTTGACCAAAATGGACCGATTAAAGGTGAGATTTGCTTCTATATTGCGGGTAACGATGCGCCAGTGACTGAAGCAACGATGTTGCAGGATGCTTTAGAGGAGATGTCCTTGAAAGACCAGGTGGACTGGTGGATGGGGCAAAAAGACTTGTCGACAAAGGATGCCATTAAACAAGTGGCCAAGCAAACGGGCGTGAATAAGCGGGACGTGTACGCTGCTTACCACGAAATCTAG